In one Pseudomonas sp. MM211 genomic region, the following are encoded:
- the cobG gene encoding precorrin-3B synthase, which produces MKQAFCIPSPAVRPSACPGLLRIVQAKDGGICRIKLACGRLDATGAERIAQAAQRHAGGVIEATNRANLQIRGIHAGSEDALIGELLAAGLGPRSPAADDVRNLMVSPAAGLDPAALVDVSPLAARLLTTLENTPRLHALSAKFALLLDGGERLAMLEHPHDIWLSALPLEGHIGYAFGLAGCPPQAPGDVPALAVVPEAHADELLLALLDLFLELATPEQTRMRHLLVSHPAAELLQRLKERLGDVLLGADDWRRSPAESQAHIGIGGQRQPGRVYVGGVPPLGRLDAEQLLGLAALARRLGDGSLRMTPWQSVLLPNVTEADAQAALQALEGLGLLVDADAPLTRVIACTGSSGCAKGLADTKADARRLAEMLKTRSRLAGIHLSGCSRSCAAAHPAPVTLLAVAEGRYDLFARQADSTNFGEPLARHLTLDEASELLASLPDTWSFTR; this is translated from the coding sequence TTGAAACAGGCTTTTTGCATTCCATCCCCTGCTGTTCGCCCCTCGGCCTGTCCGGGGTTGCTGCGTATCGTGCAGGCGAAGGATGGCGGCATCTGCCGGATCAAGCTGGCCTGCGGGCGCCTCGATGCCACCGGAGCCGAGCGCATAGCCCAGGCCGCACAACGCCATGCAGGCGGCGTGATCGAAGCCACCAACCGCGCCAACCTGCAGATTCGCGGCATCCACGCCGGCAGTGAAGACGCATTGATCGGCGAGCTGCTGGCCGCCGGCCTCGGCCCGCGCTCACCCGCTGCCGACGATGTGCGCAACCTGATGGTCAGCCCTGCGGCTGGCCTCGACCCGGCGGCGCTGGTCGACGTGTCGCCACTGGCCGCACGCCTGCTGACGACCCTGGAGAACACTCCGCGCCTGCACGCGCTGTCGGCCAAGTTCGCCCTGCTGCTCGATGGCGGCGAACGCCTGGCCATGCTCGAACACCCTCACGATATCTGGCTCAGCGCCCTGCCGCTGGAGGGCCACATCGGCTATGCGTTCGGTCTCGCCGGTTGCCCGCCACAAGCGCCTGGCGATGTGCCCGCGCTGGCCGTGGTGCCCGAGGCCCATGCCGATGAGCTGCTGCTGGCGCTGCTCGACCTGTTTCTTGAACTGGCCACGCCCGAGCAGACACGCATGCGCCACCTGCTGGTCAGCCACCCGGCCGCCGAGCTGCTGCAGCGCCTGAAGGAGCGCCTGGGTGACGTGCTGCTGGGCGCGGATGACTGGCGACGCAGCCCGGCGGAGTCCCAGGCCCATATCGGTATCGGCGGCCAGCGCCAGCCTGGCCGCGTGTATGTCGGCGGCGTCCCTCCATTGGGCCGCCTCGACGCCGAACAGCTGCTTGGGCTCGCCGCTCTGGCTAGGCGTCTGGGCGATGGCAGCCTGCGCATGACGCCCTGGCAGAGCGTGTTGCTGCCCAATGTTACCGAGGCCGATGCACAGGCAGCCCTCCAGGCGCTGGAGGGGCTCGGCCTGTTGGTCGACGCCGATGCGCCGCTGACACGGGTGATCGCCTGTACCGGCTCGAGCGGTTGTGCCAAAGGCCTGGCCGATACCAAGGCCGATGCCCGCCGCCTGGCCGAGATGCTGAAGACCCGCAGCCGGCTGGCGGGTATTCATCTCAGCGGCTGCAGCCGCTCCTGCGCCGCCGCTCACCCTGCGCCGGTGACCCTGCTGGCGGTAGCCGAGGGCCGCTACGACCTGTTCGCCCGCCAGGCGGACAGCACGAATTTCGGCGAGCCACTGGCCCGCCACCTGACACTCGACGAAGCCAGCGAGCTGCTGGCCTCGCTTCCCGATACCTGGAGTTTCACCCGATGA
- a CDS encoding precorrin-8X methylmutase, producing the protein MTDYIRDGQEIYRHSFSIIRAEADLSAIPADLEKLAVRVIHACGMVDVVQDLRFSAGAGAAGRQALANGAAILCDARMVAEGVTRARLQAANPVLCTLNDAGVPELAKKLGNTRSAVALEHWREHLEGSVVVIGNAPTALFYLLDMLAAGAPKPALILGFPVGFVGAAESKDLLASTFAEHGVPYVIVQGRRGGSAMAAAAVNALATEVE; encoded by the coding sequence ATGACCGATTACATCCGCGATGGTCAGGAGATCTATCGCCATTCCTTCTCCATCATCCGCGCCGAGGCCGACCTGAGCGCTATTCCGGCGGATCTCGAGAAGCTCGCGGTGCGGGTCATCCACGCTTGCGGCATGGTCGATGTGGTGCAGGATCTGCGCTTTTCCGCGGGTGCCGGTGCAGCCGGTCGCCAGGCCCTGGCCAATGGCGCGGCGATTCTCTGCGATGCGCGCATGGTCGCCGAAGGGGTGACCCGTGCGCGCCTGCAAGCGGCCAACCCGGTACTCTGCACCCTCAACGATGCCGGCGTGCCTGAGCTGGCCAAGAAGCTGGGCAACACCCGTTCGGCGGTGGCGCTGGAGCACTGGCGCGAGCATCTCGAAGGCTCGGTGGTGGTGATCGGCAACGCACCTACCGCGCTGTTCTATCTGCTCGACATGCTGGCTGCGGGCGCGCCCAAGCCAGCGCTGATTCTCGGCTTCCCGGTGGGCTTCGTAGGCGCGGCGGAATCCAAGGATCTGCTCGCCAGCACCTTTGCCGAGCATGGCGTGCCCTACGTGATCGTCCAGGGCCGTCGGGGCGGTAGCGCCATGGCCGCCGCCGCGGTCAACGCCCTGGCCACGGAGGTCGAGTAA
- a CDS encoding precorrin-2 C(20)-methyltransferase, with protein MDRPGKGRLLGLGVGPGDPELITLKALRLLKSSPVVGYFVAKAKANVGQGGNAFGIIEGHLDDSQQRLPLVYPVTTEKLEPPLTYEGVISDFYDTCAVQIAEHLDAGRDVAVICEGDPFFYGSYMYLHDRLAERYEAQVIPGVCSMLGSAAVLGVPLVYRNQSLSVLSGVLPEDELRERLRDAEAAVVMKLGRNFEKVRRVLQDLGLHDRAHYVERATMANQRIVPLDEVEPMASPYFSMIVVPGEKWRG; from the coding sequence ATGGACCGCCCCGGCAAAGGCCGCCTGCTGGGCCTGGGCGTAGGCCCGGGCGACCCCGAGCTGATCACCCTGAAGGCCCTGCGCCTGCTCAAGTCGTCACCCGTGGTCGGCTACTTCGTGGCCAAGGCCAAGGCCAATGTCGGCCAGGGCGGCAACGCCTTCGGCATCATCGAAGGCCACCTGGACGACAGCCAGCAGCGCCTGCCACTGGTGTATCCGGTAACCACCGAAAAACTCGAACCGCCGCTGACTTACGAAGGCGTGATCAGCGACTTCTACGACACCTGTGCAGTGCAGATCGCCGAGCATCTGGACGCTGGTCGCGACGTGGCGGTGATTTGCGAAGGCGACCCGTTTTTCTACGGCTCCTACATGTACCTGCATGACCGCCTGGCCGAGCGCTACGAGGCCCAGGTGATCCCCGGCGTGTGCTCGATGCTCGGCAGCGCGGCGGTGCTCGGCGTGCCGCTGGTGTACCGCAATCAGAGCTTGTCGGTGCTCTCCGGCGTGCTGCCCGAAGACGAGCTGCGCGAGCGCCTGCGTGATGCCGAAGCCGCCGTGGTGATGAAGCTGGGTCGCAACTTCGAGAAAGTCCGCCGCGTGCTGCAGGACCTTGGTTTGCACGACCGTGCTCACTACGTGGAACGGGCGACCATGGCCAACCAGCGCATCGTGCCGCTGGATGAAGTCGAACCGATGGCCTCGCCGTATTTTTCAATGATCGTGGTGCCCGGTGAGAAGTGGCGCGGTTGA
- the cobJ gene encoding precorrin-3B C(17)-methyltransferase has translation MISSPAIVILGTSALATARRIQALYPQAVIHGLRERVDADQAYDDFGDTLRNLYRSGTPIIALCAAGIVIRSLAPLLASKGAEPPVLAVAEDASAVVPLLGGLGGVNRMAREIAATLETSAAITTSGELRFGTCLLDPPSGYALADLEQGKRFVSDLLGGESLRIDGTAPWLNEASLPLAEDAGRTVRITTEQRPAQADELLIHPRTLLVLVDQADDLAAPIRQAFEDSRLAPKSLAALLAPQALMGDKRLTQVASDLAVPLRFVRADDGLPPRVHHSENLQLLQADSPEAAQGIGRPRGRLSVIGLGPGAAEHMTPAVRRALDEAEDLLGYETYVKMAEPLRPEQVRHCSDNREELQRARHAFELAASGRRVVVISSGDPGVFAMAAAVLEALEEAGAPVDWNSVELEILPGVSAALATAAKAGAPLGHDFCLISLSDNLKPWAVIETRLDHAGAADLAMAFYNPISKARPWQLGRALEIVRQHRTPDTVVVLGRDIGRPAEALRVLGLGELTPEMVDMRTLVIIGSSQTRRFPRGDGGEWVYTPRSYPQLQP, from the coding sequence ATGATCTCTTCACCCGCCATCGTCATCCTCGGCACCTCTGCGCTGGCCACTGCACGGCGCATCCAAGCACTTTATCCACAGGCCGTTATCCATGGCTTGCGTGAGCGGGTAGACGCCGACCAGGCCTACGACGACTTCGGCGACACCCTGCGCAACCTGTACCGCAGCGGCACGCCGATCATCGCCTTGTGCGCCGCTGGTATCGTCATTCGCAGCCTGGCGCCGCTGCTCGCCAGCAAAGGTGCCGAGCCACCGGTGCTGGCCGTGGCCGAAGACGCTAGCGCCGTGGTGCCGCTACTTGGCGGCCTGGGTGGCGTCAACCGCATGGCCAGGGAGATCGCCGCGACGCTGGAAACCAGCGCGGCCATCACCACCAGTGGCGAACTGCGCTTCGGCACCTGCCTGCTCGACCCGCCGAGCGGTTATGCCCTGGCCGACCTGGAGCAGGGCAAGCGCTTCGTCTCCGACCTGCTCGGCGGCGAAAGCCTGCGCATCGATGGCACCGCGCCGTGGCTGAACGAAGCCAGCCTGCCACTGGCCGAGGATGCCGGCCGTACCGTGCGGATCACCACCGAACAGCGCCCTGCGCAGGCTGACGAACTGCTGATCCATCCACGCACGCTGCTCGTTCTGGTCGACCAGGCAGATGACCTTGCCGCGCCCATCCGCCAGGCATTCGAAGACTCGCGCCTAGCGCCGAAATCCCTGGCCGCCCTGCTAGCCCCCCAGGCGCTGATGGGTGACAAGCGCCTGACCCAGGTCGCCAGCGACCTCGCCGTACCGCTGCGCTTCGTCCGCGCTGACGATGGACTGCCACCTCGGGTGCATCACAGCGAAAACCTGCAGTTGCTGCAGGCCGACTCGCCTGAAGCGGCGCAAGGCATTGGCCGCCCCCGCGGTCGCCTGAGCGTGATCGGCCTGGGCCCCGGCGCCGCCGAGCACATGACCCCCGCGGTACGCCGCGCGCTGGACGAAGCCGAAGACCTGCTCGGCTACGAAACCTACGTGAAAATGGCCGAGCCGCTGCGCCCGGAACAGGTGCGCCACTGCAGCGACAACCGTGAAGAGCTGCAACGCGCCCGCCATGCCTTCGAACTGGCCGCCAGTGGCCGCCGCGTGGTGGTGATTTCCTCCGGCGACCCCGGCGTATTCGCCATGGCAGCGGCGGTGCTGGAGGCTTTGGAAGAAGCGGGCGCACCGGTCGACTGGAACAGCGTCGAGCTGGAAATTCTGCCCGGTGTCTCCGCTGCCCTGGCCACTGCCGCCAAGGCCGGCGCGCCGCTGGGCCACGACTTCTGCCTGATCTCCCTGTCGGACAACCTCAAGCCCTGGGCAGTGATCGAAACCCGCCTCGACCATGCTGGCGCAGCGGATCTGGCGATGGCCTTCTACAACCCGATCTCCAAAGCCCGCCCCTGGCAGCTCGGCCGCGCCCTGGAAATCGTCCGCCAGCACCGCACGCCCGACACGGTGGTCGTGCTCGGCCGCGACATCGGCCGCCCCGCCGAAGCCCTGCGTGTACTCGGCCTTGGTGAACTGACGCCAGAGATGGTCGACATGCGCACCCTGGTGATCATCGGCTCCAGCCAGACCCGCCGCTTCCCCCGAGGCGATGGCGGTGAGTGGGTGTACACGCCGCGCAGTTATCCACAGCTGCAGCCGTAG
- a CDS encoding sigma-70 family RNA polymerase sigma factor, with translation MHSTSSAPHQHQAIDQLYSHHHSWLQGWLRKRLGNAADAADLAQDTFVRLLSSAPGEPLNLTTPRAYLATIANRLTINLYRRRSLEHAYLAALAEIPEELAPSLEHQALVLEALDEVDRVLAVLPAKARQAFLMAQLEGYTQEEIASRLGISVRSVQRHLARAFEECIVLASLGTQHE, from the coding sequence GTGCATTCGACCTCATCGGCACCCCACCAGCATCAGGCCATCGATCAGCTCTACAGCCACCACCACAGCTGGCTGCAGGGGTGGCTGCGCAAGCGCCTGGGCAATGCCGCCGATGCGGCGGATCTGGCCCAGGATACCTTCGTGCGCCTGCTCAGCAGTGCGCCTGGCGAGCCGCTGAACCTCACGACGCCACGGGCCTATCTGGCCACCATCGCCAACCGTCTGACCATCAACCTCTACCGCCGCCGCTCGCTGGAGCACGCCTACCTGGCCGCGCTGGCGGAAATACCGGAAGAGTTGGCGCCATCGCTGGAACATCAGGCCCTGGTGCTCGAAGCCCTCGACGAGGTCGACCGGGTACTCGCCGTGCTGCCAGCCAAGGCCCGACAAGCGTTCCTGATGGCGCAGCTGGAAGGTTATACACAGGAAGAGATCGCCAGCCGGCTCGGCATCAGCGTGCGCTCGGTTCAGCGCCATCTGGCACGAGCCTTCGAGGAGTGCATCGTGCTCGCCAGCCTGGGCACCCAGCATGAGTGA
- a CDS encoding FecR domain-containing protein, translating into MSESPIDRRVAREAAGWFVRLQNSGASAAEHAACAEWRARSVDHERAWQLAERFSGRAQQLAGGAARAALEHPRSLERRQVLKTLALLIAAAPLGLAAHHGLPWREWQADERTATGEQRTLRLPDGGQLRLNTGSAVDIAYDDSVRRVRLIAGEMLVEVPREHARRPFIVDTAEAEIALLGSRFLVRQYPQSTYLAALEGAVEVRPRLSRGDDGLLRLAAGQQTYVNAHTAEPSVTLAQHRLDWLSGVLRAEKMRLDDFISELDRYRSGLLRCDPAVAGLLISGAFQLRDTDQILRALSQTLPVSVQYRTAYWVTVTARTSA; encoded by the coding sequence ATGAGTGAGTCGCCCATCGACCGGCGTGTCGCCCGTGAGGCGGCCGGCTGGTTCGTGCGCCTGCAGAACAGTGGCGCCAGCGCCGCCGAGCATGCTGCCTGCGCCGAGTGGCGGGCACGGAGCGTCGATCACGAACGAGCCTGGCAACTGGCCGAGCGTTTCAGCGGTCGCGCCCAGCAGCTTGCCGGAGGCGCCGCAAGAGCGGCACTGGAGCACCCGCGTAGCCTGGAGCGGCGACAGGTGCTCAAGACCCTTGCCCTGCTGATCGCCGCCGCCCCGCTCGGCCTCGCCGCACACCACGGCCTGCCGTGGCGCGAATGGCAGGCGGACGAGCGCACCGCTACCGGTGAGCAGCGCACCCTGCGCCTGCCGGACGGCGGCCAGCTTCGCCTGAACACCGGTAGCGCGGTCGATATCGCCTATGACGACAGCGTGCGGCGCGTACGCCTGATCGCCGGTGAGATGCTCGTCGAGGTGCCGCGCGAGCATGCCAGGCGGCCGTTCATCGTGGATACCGCCGAAGCGGAAATCGCCCTGCTCGGCAGCCGCTTTCTGGTGCGCCAATACCCGCAAAGCACCTACCTCGCCGCGCTGGAGGGCGCTGTCGAAGTGCGTCCGCGGCTCTCACGAGGCGATGACGGCCTGCTGCGTCTGGCGGCCGGCCAGCAGACCTACGTCAACGCCCACACAGCAGAGCCCTCAGTGACACTGGCACAGCATCGTCTCGACTGGCTCAGTGGCGTGCTGCGCGCGGAAAAGATGCGCCTCGATGACTTCATCAGCGAGCTGGATCGTTATCGATCCGGCCTGCTGCGCTGCGATCCGGCGGTGGCCGGGCTGCTGATCTCCGGCGCCTTCCAGCTGCGCGACACCGACCAGATTCTCCGCGCCCTGAGCCAGACATTGCCAGTGAGCGTCCAGTACCGCACGGCCTATTGGGTGACCGTCACGGCGCGTACAAGCGCGTAA